CCGAGCAGACATAGACGACCAGGTTTGCGACTTCTTCGGTTGTCGCGAAGCGATTGAGGAGCGTGGTCGGGCGATTCGTTTTCAGGAACTGCTGCTCGGCTTCCTCACGCGTAATGCCTTGCGCATCTGCGTTCGCCTGCGCCCAACCACCCATGATCTCCGAATTCGTCGGACCAGGGAGAACCGAATTAACGGTGACGCCCGTTCCGCCGACCACCTCTGCCAAGCCCCTCGCAATGGCGAGCTGAGCGGTCTTGGTCGTGGCGTAGTCGATCATGTCTTTAGGGATGGCAAGCGCGGACTCGCTACTGATGAAGACGACGCGCCCCCAGCCGCGCTTCGTCATGTTTGGCACATAGTGGCGGGAGGCGCGAATACCGCTCATGACGTTAAGTTCGAAGAGATCGATCCACTCGCTGTCCTCAATTTCGAAGAAGGACTTCGGACGCCCAGTACCCACATTGTTGACGAGAATGTCCGCATCCGGCGCCTGCGCGAACAAGTCCGCCGCGCCTTTCGGAGTCGCAAGATCTGCGATGACGCCGGTAAACTCCGCCTTTGGCAAGAGTTCGCGAAGCTCCCGAAGCGCCGTGGAGACGCGCTTCTCTGTGCGGCCGTTGATCACGACCGCGGCGCCTGCGCGCCCCAGCCCTTCTGCAATGGCTCGGCCGATACCTGCTGTGGACCCAGTAACGACGGCCTTGCGGCCAGTGAGATCAATATTCATGACACCATTCCTTCAGCTGTGAAGAGAGCTGCATTGTGAGTGATGTCGGAACCAATGATAATAGCTTGATTTGCCATAACATTAATTCCCAGGAGGAATGGAAGTGGATCGATTCCACGAATTAAACGCCTTCATAGCCGTGGTTGAAGCCGGCGGTTTTACAGCTGCCGCGCATCGAACCGGCGATTCACAGTCGGCAATCAGTAAGGCTAGCGCTGGGCCATTCGAACGACTTCCCCGGTTTACTTAACGGTCGTTGACTGACCGGCAGTGCATCGGTGCACCTGCAATCCCCGTGAAAAGTTCGACAAGAATTCAGACACTTCTAGCATCTTGAAAGGGAGAACCTCAGACTCCCTATTCAGGGCTTTAATTCTCGGCTAAGCTCTGGAAGCCTTGCGCGTATTGGGTTCTATTTCGGCTTAAGGCGGCCCCACTGAAATTTGGAGGTTGGATATGAAAGATATTGACACCACACCGTCAGGCAACTTTCTAAATTTTTCTATGCATTGGGACCATGACCAATCTCGAATCCGATTGTTTAAAGAAACTAGGCTTTAACGAACACTTTTCTTTACAGGTCGCGCCTTACGGTATCGGCCAACCCTATCGCGTTACCGAGGATTTCGGTTTGCGCTTTGTGGTGTCGGGTGACGCCCAAGGGCGGCTTCAACAATTCAATTTGACCTTTTCGAGAAAGAGCGAACAAGTACCGATCATCGGCGACTGGGTACTTGGCATCTTGAACGCAACGGGTGAAGTGGAATTTATCGACATCCTTCAACGCGCCAATTGTTTCCAGCGCAGTACCGACGATGGCCGCGTGCAAGCTTTGGCGGCCAACATAGACAAACTGTTTATCGTTACCTCCTGTACCGAAGAATTTAATTTGTCGCGGCTCGAACGCTATCTGCTGCTAGCACGCGCTAACCGCATCGCGCCCACCGTGGTTCTCAACAAGGCGGATCTAGTTGACGACAAAAGTGCTTATCTTGAGCAGCTTGCCGAACTCGGATCGGATATTCCGGTGTGTATGCTGAGCACCGTCAACGAACCTAGCGTCACGCGACTCAAAGACTTGATTGCAAAGGATGAAACCTGCGTGTTCGTCGGCTCATCGGGGGTTGGAAAGAGTTCGATTGTGAACGCGTTAACCGGTTCGCATCAGCAGCTAACGCTGGGCGTCAGCACAAAGGGGGCACGTGGCTCGCACACCACTACCAGCCGATCGTTATTTGTACTGCCAGAGCGTGGCGTCATTATCGATACGCCCGGCATTCGTAGTGTCGGCGTAACAGCCAGTGCCGACAGTTTAAGCGACACCTTCGAAGATGTGACACTACTGATGAGTCAGTGCGCATTTCGAAATTGCGGGCATAACGGGGAGCGTGGATGCGCGATTGCACAAGCACTTGACGATGGACGCCTGACGCTCAGACGGCTAAATTCGTTTAGAAAATTGGAGCGAGAAGCCAAATTCTTTGACGACAAGAATACTGCGCTACGGCAGCAGCGCAACGAAGCAAAGCAGCGGGCCGCGCGGCGCGGAAGCCGCGAAAGGTTTGAGCGGGAGCCAAGATGACAAACTAGGTTATCGAAGGTATGGATAGGGCACGCGGCTCGTCGGCTTGATTCGATGGGCTGCATGGCTAGTGACTGATGTACGTTCAGTGCTCGGACGCTCAGGCGTCGGCTATGCACTCGGAAGCGGCCATTCATATTGTGTCTGGTCGAATGGCCGAGTTGGGTGGCAAGGGAAATTCGCGCCGAGGTTGGGTAGGTCTCTGACGCGCGGTAGACGAACTTCCGCGTTCGGCCAGGGGCGGACGGTCGGCACGGGGGTAGATTGATCACAAGACAGGTCTACATCGCGAACAATTTGAGTACGTACGATAGCCGATGCGACACTCGTTCAGCGCCTACTCTGCGAGTAGAGTCAGGTCTTCCCAGACATCCTCGTAGTCGGCCACGACCACTTGAGCGCAATGCTCGAAAAATTCGTTCGCGGGATTTCGGTAGACTGGTTTCATACTACGCTTTGTACACGAGGTATCAATGATGTTGCTCTCAATCACTTCCATCAATAGGCTGCGTAATCTCGGGTTGCAGTTGGCCGACGAACCGTTCTTTTCGCACGATCACACAGCGTACCCTTCGGGTTACCTGGTTATGAAGCCCACCAGTGTCCAGGGGAACTCGCTTCCCAGCCTTCGTAAAGGCTACGAAGATGGTCATACACTCAATGACACGGACGCTCCAGTCCCAGTAATCTGGAATGCCTCTGGTCGTTGGCACGTGTCTGTTTGGGATTGGGCGCCTGGCCCTGGACCGGGCGACTTCGTGAAGGAGTTCGTTGACGAGGCAACTGCGATTCACTTCATCATCCAATATTTTTTCGACGAGACCCCCGAATTTTCAGCGCGCCGCGCTCACGAGCGTCAACGTCGGTCGATATAGAACTGGATTCAACGTGCGGTTTGGGCGCGATTCTGCACCACGATCCAGCAACTGTGCTATCGATGAACCCGCCGCGGTAACTTATCGATGGGTGTGGTTCAGCAATTCGGCATACGAGGCGCTTACATCGCCTCTGACGATGGATACACATGAACGACCGCTGTCGGGCGAATCGAAGGTCGCTTCAGGGTCGAGTGCGGAAGTTCACCGTAGAGCAGCGGGGCGGCCAGTTACAGTCATTCGATCCGTGAACGTGAATCGTCGACAAACCACCCGGCGCGTGGCGGAGTGAATGCTATCGTCAAGGCACACGCCGATTGACGAGGCGGGTGTGAAGCGAAGGACAGTTGTCAAGACGGCTTGTAGACGTCCGGTCGCAAAACCTCCATGAAACGCCTTGCGTTCCCGAGTTCGGTGAAGCCGAACTGCGCATAGAGCGAATGCGCGTCCGATGTCAGCAGCAGGAGACGACGAAGACCCGAAAGATCCGGGTGTTGCGTCACTTCGTGCATCAGCCATTTCGACAAACCTTTGCCCCGGTGCGCCTCTAGAATGAACACATCGGCGACGAGTGCAAACGTTGCCCTGTCGGTGACGACGCGAGCCAAACCGACCTGCGCCGCCGCATCATAGACGCCGAAGCACAGCGAATTTGCAATCGACTTTTCGACGACCGCTCGAGGTATACCAGCGGCCCAATACGAATCTTCCGACAGAAACCTGAAAATCATTTCGTGGTCGAGACGCGTTGCATCAGTCGAAATTTCGTATCCAGCGATAGTCATAGTCACGGTGTCGTTCTCGTGCAGTTGGCGATGGGTGGCGAGTTTCGTCAGGTAAGTCAAGCCGCATCGATAGGTGCGCCATCGCCTGTTAGTGACGCCTCCACCCTGAGTCAACCTGACTCCAGGCTCAATGGGTCTATCGAACATTCTGAAGGCGAACTCCTTCGCCGCTTCGAGCCACATCGCCCAGTTGCGCTCGAGAACCTGATAGCGCGCCGCGGCGAGCCGCGCGCTTGCAATTGGACGTACCACGCTATGGCGACTTATGAAGACGTGGGCGTCTCCAGGTTCGCACGTTGGATCGCGTCCTGCAGGTAATGACGCATAAGGCCATCCAGTTCGTCCATGACAGCTTTACGACTGGCTATGGAGGTATCGCCATTAACCGCGACGGCCGCCTTCATGATCTGCTGGATCACGGCGGCACGGACGGCGATCTCTGCCGGTGCCAGATGCGGGGCCACTTCAGCCAGCACGGATTCGATCTCTCTACGCAGACTTTCGCGGATGTTCATGGTGCGCGGCAGAGCGTAACTGTAGGTCTCGACCAGGACCGCAAACGCCGGATGGCTCGCGCGGAACTTCACGAACGTCCTCGTCAACCGGCTCGCAAGCAGCGATACGTCCAGAGACGGCGCAGCCTCGCGCAGCTTGTGGAACGTCTCTGCGAGTATGTCCAGATAGCTTTCGAGCAACGCACCCGCGATCCGGTCCTTGGTGGGGAAAAATTGATACAGCGAGCCAATCGACGCGCCCGCGCGGGAGGCGATCGCCGTCATGGTTGCTGCGTCGTATCCCTTGTCTGCGAATTCGGTACCTGCTGCCTCCAGCAGCGCTGCGACCCGTGCGTGACCGCGTGCGCGCTGTGGGGCTTTCGCTTGTCCGCTTTCGGCACGCAATGTTGTGG
Above is a genomic segment from Paraburkholderia phenazinium containing:
- a CDS encoding helix-turn-helix domain-containing protein, translating into MEVDRFHELNAFIAVVEAGGFTAAAHRTGDSQSAISKASAGPFERLPRFT
- a CDS encoding SDR family NAD(P)-dependent oxidoreductase, with product MNIDLTGRKAVVTGSTAGIGRAIAEGLGRAGAAVVINGRTEKRVSTALRELRELLPKAEFTGVIADLATPKGAADLFAQAPDADILVNNVGTGRPKSFFEIEDSEWIDLFELNVMSGIRASRHYVPNMTKRGWGRVVFISSESALAIPKDMIDYATTKTAQLAIARGLAEVVGGTGVTVNSVLPGPTNSEIMGGWAQANADAQGITREEAEQQFLKTNRPTTLLNRFATTEEVANLVVYVCSEQASATTGTSLRVDGGVVRTIA
- a CDS encoding GNAT family N-acetyltransferase; amino-acid sequence: MTYLTKLATHRQLHENDTVTMTIAGYEISTDATRLDHEMIFRFLSEDSYWAAGIPRAVVEKSIANSLCFGVYDAAAQVGLARVVTDRATFALVADVFILEAHRGKGLSKWLMHEVTQHPDLSGLRRLLLLTSDAHSLYAQFGFTELGNARRFMEVLRPDVYKPS
- a CDS encoding TetR/AcrR family transcriptional regulator — translated: MPSQKSTTTLRAESGQAKAPQRARGHARVAALLEAAGTEFADKGYDAATMTAIASRAGASIGSLYQFFPTKDRIAGALLESYLDILAETFHKLREAAPSLDVSLLASRLTRTFVKFRASHPAFAVLVETYSYALPRTMNIRESLRREIESVLAEVAPHLAPAEIAVRAAVIQQIMKAAVAVNGDTSIASRKAVMDELDGLMRHYLQDAIQRANLETPTSS
- the rsgA gene encoding ribosome small subunit-dependent GTPase A, with amino-acid sequence MTNLESDCLKKLGFNEHFSLQVAPYGIGQPYRVTEDFGLRFVVSGDAQGRLQQFNLTFSRKSEQVPIIGDWVLGILNATGEVEFIDILQRANCFQRSTDDGRVQALAANIDKLFIVTSCTEEFNLSRLERYLLLARANRIAPTVVLNKADLVDDKSAYLEQLAELGSDIPVCMLSTVNEPSVTRLKDLIAKDETCVFVGSSGVGKSSIVNALTGSHQQLTLGVSTKGARGSHTTTSRSLFVLPERGVIIDTPGIRSVGVTASADSLSDTFEDVTLLMSQCAFRNCGHNGERGCAIAQALDDGRLTLRRLNSFRKLEREAKFFDDKNTALRQQRNEAKQRAARRGSRERFEREPR